Within the Tenrec ecaudatus isolate mTenEca1 chromosome 7, mTenEca1.hap1, whole genome shotgun sequence genome, the region GAGACACAGTGCCTGAAAGTGACCGAGGAAAAGCTAAAGCTGTTGATGCCAGGAGGTCATTAAAGCcgggaaagatgatgcccaaagaccaAGGGAAGGTAAAAGAGCAACATTTGGGGGCTCAGGAAAAACAAGTAAAGAAGAAAAGCCGGTCAGGATGGGCCAAGGGTCACACCCAACGCAGGGCCTGACCGTTGCTGTGTCCCAGGTGGATGACGGCATTGTACGGGTTTTGAGCCATGACATCGAGGCGTCCAGCCCGAGCGTTCAGAGCGGCCACAATCTTCCCCACGGACACATCCAGGTAGGTCAGGAACCCTGTCTCTGACTAACAGACAGAGAGATCGCTCAGTCCTCATTGTCCCCCATCCTCCGTACATTGGGGGCCAAGAGGAGGCGCAGTCTTCCCAAGGATTGCCACCCGGTCGCTGAGCTCTGCCGTCACTCACAGCAGAGGCCAGGAGGAAGTGGAAGGGCAGGAACTCCAGCCGTGTGATGCGGTCGCAGCGGCGGATGCAGTGGAGTTCGATGCCTTGGTTGTCATAGATGTGGAGCCAGCGGCTCTGAGCAACAGCCAGCAGTGCCTCCGAGTGCAGAAACCTGGGCCGTGCAAGGGGAAAGGAGTCGCAGGCTGCCATTCCATCGGGGTGGCGCTGTCTTGGTCCCAGGGCCTGCTGCCTGCAGGGCAGGCCACTCACCGGATGTCCCGCACAGCCTCCATGACGTTGATCTCGCACATCAGCTTCTTGGTCACCCAGTCAAGGGCGGCCACATGGCCCCGGCGCCCTCCAAAAGCTAGGTGTCTATTGGAGGTTGGGGACAGAGTGTAGGTTTAGGGAAACAGGCTGCTTCAGTCCATTTGAAGTCCACCCCATCCCAGCCCCACCTTCTCCAGGTGAGAGACGTCACGCtagcgcagcggttctcaacctgtgggtcacgacccctttggggattgaactaccctttcacaggagtcgcccaagaCCATCGGACAACATAAAAATCtcgcaatatgtaattacatattgtattGTGATTATCACTATGCTTGAAGTTTAATTACATTCAatgtgtagcaatgaaaatacatcctgcttatcagatatttacatgacgacttctaacagtagccaaatgacagtgatgaagtagcaaggaaaataattttgtggttgggaggTCGCCACAGCATAAGGGACCGTAtcaaagggccgcagcattaggaaggttgagaaccactgctccagatgcTCATCTCCATGACCAGGCACATCACATCTCCTCCCCCATCAACAAGCCAAGCTTAGTCTCCGAGCGCAACCTCACCTCCCAGTTTGAGAGTAATTCAGCCTGTAGGGTCCGAACTGCCGCAGATTTAAATCAAAGTgctggggaaggggagaggaCAAAGAATCAAGGCAGAATTGGCCCCTGAGGCCACTCCCTCTTCTAGTCCTCACTGCCCTCTTGACTTGAGGCATTTGCTTGAaaacccttggggggggggggggaaccagaCTCAAAACGCCATggtggaggagctgataccaagggctcaagcctaAAGCAAatcctttgagaatgatgatgatggcaacaaacgtacaaatgtgcttaatgcaatggatggatggagtgtgataagagatgtaggagccccgaataaaacgatttaaaaaaaattaaaaatacaagtttgacaacaacaacaaaaagaaaacgccACGGTATTTCCCACCAGCTTTTGGGAAGTTAAGCCCTCTTGTCGATCCACTGGGCCCTTCGGCGCCCAGGCTCACCTTGGCTGCACTTGCAATGTCCACCGCCTCCACGATGTCCGCCTGACGGATTTTTGCTGTGTCCTCCCCATCCTCGCCTTCCAAAAACCTGCACGGGAAGGGTAAGACTGCAGTGGAGCGTCCTCCCTCATATGTTGCGTATCCCACGAAGAAAGGGGAGCCCCCCCTGACGGGATTGGTGgggcccactcactcacccaggcTCCTCTGCCAGCAGCAAGGCGGACCGAGCAGCTCTCAGGCTGGTTTCTTCTTCCTCAGCTTCGGCCACTTCAAGTCGGTTTTGGGTTTGGGGCTTAGCATGGGGGAGCTACGCATTGCCGCCAGGGAAGGGGTTGGGGAAAGAACCAGAGttaggtgcggggggggggggggggggggatggggggaggacaggggaaTCGCTGCCCATTCCCCATCCAGCTCCGCCTTCAAGCTCTCCCTTTCCCCGGATTGGTCCTCACCTTCTTGGATTTGTTTATCCGGCGAAATTTACCAGTGGCTTCTGCAGGcacaggggcggggcctgggaatGGGTCCTGGGCCTGGGGACCAGAGGACAGCGTGGGCTTCTCCACCTGTCACCCACCCGAGTCCCGGGCACCTCGCCCCCACCACCCTGTCCACTCCCGGTCCTTACCCCGGACAAGGTCTGCCGGGACTCCGGATTCCTCCGTTCCCGCGGCCGCTTCGGGGCTTGGGGCTTCTTGGCGATCCGAGCCTTCTTTTGGATGTACGCGTTCTTTGGCCTCTGGGAGCGGGCCTCCTGCTTCCTCTTCTTGCTCCCAGGGGGCCGTGGGGAGCCTCTGGCAGCGGTCGGGGCgctctcttcttcctcccagtatcgccgagGCTTCTGCAGGCAGATCGGGGACCTGGATGCCCCGCTGCCCGCGACACCCCGCCCCCGCCGGGTACCGCCGTGGGgagcctccctccccgccccggaGGAGCCTCTACCTTCCTCTGGACCCGAAGCTTCTTTGTCTTGGGCGGGACGTCCCCGCCGGGTTCCGGGGCCGTCTCCATGAAGCCCCCGGACTGGTTAGGCACGTGCAGACCCTTCAGCCATGCACCGCCGGCCAGGAACGCCGGAAGTCCTCTGCCCTCAGCCAGTCCGCGCGGAGCAGGCCTGACGCCGCCTCGGCGCCATCTTTAGTGAGGGCGGCCGCGCCGTGCCAGGAAGCCCGCCGGGCCCGAGCACTAACGTCACCGTGGACAACCCCCGAACCGAGGAGTGCTTCGTCTCCAGCTCCTTCTCCTGCTTAAAGCCGTCTCCGTCCCGTCTTGGTAGCGGAACGCCGGCCGTTCAGCGGGGACCACATTTCCCGGCATGCCTCAGACGGCAACTTCCGGGGGCGGCTTTTCCCCCAGCGTTCCCTGTCCACTTCCGGGGTTAGAAAGCCTGAAGGGGGAGCGTGAGTAGGGCTGGCTGGCGGTTGAACTGGGGTGCGCTGGGGTCTCGTTTGGCCCGCTTCGGGGCGGCGGGGGTCGAGGCGCGCCCCGGGACGGTGGAGGGTCGGGGCGGCCTCCCCAGCGGGCTGTCCGTCCCGCCGGCCGGGCCGGGCAGTTGGGGCATCTTCCAGTCTGAGCCCCAGCGCCCCTCTCCCACCGCTCGCAGGCACTGGTCCCCGCCATGGCCGAGCTGATCCAGAAGAAGCTGCAGGGGGAAGTGGAGAAATATCAACAGCtccagaagggtaaggggggGCCTCACCCCCATTGCGTCACGGACCCACACCCCCGACGGGGTTCCCCGGTCTCGTCTGGCTAGCACGGCGGGGGGCGCGACAGACGGCTCTGACCACGTCTTTCCTTGCACACCCCAGACTTGAGTAAGTCCATGTCCGGGCGGCAGAAACTCGAGGCACAGCTAACGGAAAATAACATCGTGAAGGAGGTGAGCGGCCGGGGGTGCGGGGCTGGGTTGGGGCGGGGCGGGTGCCGGCGGTCGTTCTGATCGTGGGTGTGTGCTCGTCCCCCCCTCAGGAGCTGGCCCTGTTGGATGGGTCCAACGTGGTGTTTAAGCTGCTGGGGCCGGTGCTGGTCAAACAGGAGCTGGGGGAAGCCCGGGCCACAGTGGGGAAGAGGCTGGACTATATTACAGCCGAAATGTGAGTCTGCCCCGCCACCCTAGGGTGCGGCTGGCCCTGCTGGGAGTAGAGGGGTCCAGGGACCACCGGTAGAGCAGCGCTGCAAAGTGGCCCCCAACTGccagtctccccctcccccctcaaatGTCAACTTTACCTTGGTTCCTTCTCAATCACCCCTTCTTAAAACCCACTGATCTCCTCTTTCTTGCCTCTCCTCAGTAAACGCTACGAATCGCAGCTGCGGGACCTGGAGAAGCAGTCGGCGCAGCAGAGGGAAACCCTCGCTCAACTGCAGCAGGAGTTCCAGCGGGCCCAGGCTGCAAAGGCAGGGACTCCCGGGAAGGCCTGaccttggggagggggggagggcgaGGGGAGGGACTTGGCAGCTTTGGGGTCTATACTGTAGCTAATAAAACGTGAAAACACCTGACGCGTGTTTTCTGACCACTCTTGTCACTCCACCCATCCCTTGCCCACTTTCTGGATCTGGAATTGCCATCTCTTTTTTCTTGCATTGCCTGTctcgagcttacttgcctgcctctaCCACTTGAACGTTCTCATACTGTGCGGCAGCTGGTTATAAGTATCAGTTTAATTAGGCCCACAATTCTCAAGCCCGATGCCCAAGAGGCAATGTGGTTACCACCCTTGCTATGATCAATAGTACTAGTGATCCAATAACCAACCCTGCCACCTCTTTTTAGTCAGTCTTGGAATTTGGTCATTGCCTCGGCCGATTTAAAAGTCCCAACATAATGCTATACGTGGTCCTAAGTTCTCAAAGTTCCCATGTATGTTGCCCACGGAATTGTTGCTGCCACCTGAGTCCTAAAATTGTTTCCCTAGAGACTTGCATCCAAAGGACTCCTTCATACTGATTTCCtctgggaaaagagaaaaatgtaaTAATAATGGGCTGGGGTGGGACGTTGGTGGAGAGGAGCCAACTGCACTGCGAAAACCATCGGAACTCCCACCTCGTTACAGGGATAGAAAGCATCTGGCGTCTCCTGTTGGCTTTGCTTCTACCTCAGCCAacctcctgccccacccctaGCAGCTGGGGTCGCATCACAGACAGGAGAACTCGGTAGTGTCTTTATTTATTAGTGTTGTCAGAGTACAAACCCCTCAGTGTCGGGGAAACCCGCCTTGCCACTGACGCTCTCCTGGGGCTCAGAgcctccaggcctttcctctcacTACCTGGAGGCCTTTCTTTGGCCTTTGGCATGCCAGGCTGTGGTCAGGAATCAGGACTGACCCTTCTGGCCAGCATCAGCTTCACGGAAGGCATCCAACTTGGTTTCCAAGATTGCCCGTTTCCACAGCGCTCCAGCTCACGCTTCCCTGGTAAACCAGTGACACTTCACCGTTCCAGGGTGGCTGGCCACCCTTTAGGATTTCTGTCCCAGTGC harbors:
- the WDR46 gene encoding WD repeat-containing protein 46: METAPEPGGDVPPKTKKLRVQRKKPRRYWEEEESAPTAARGSPRPPGSKKRKQEARSQRPKNAYIQKKARIAKKPQAPKRPRERRNPESRQTLSGAQDPFPGPAPVPAEATGKFRRINKSKKLPHAKPQTQNRLEVAEAEEEETSLRAARSALLLAEEPGFLEGEDGEDTAKIRQADIVEAVDIASAAKHFDLNLRQFGPYRLNYSQTGRHLAFGGRRGHVAALDWVTKKLMCEINVMEAVRDIRFLHSEALLAVAQSRWLHIYDNQGIELHCIRRCDRITRLEFLPFHFLLASASETGFLTYLDVSVGKIVAALNARAGRLDVMAQNPYNAVIHLGHSNGTVSLWSPALKEPLAKILCHRGGVRAVAVDSTGTYMATSGLDHQLKVFDLRGTFQPLSAQTLPQGAGHLAFSQRGLLAAGTSDVVNIWAGQGKGSLPSLQQPYLTHRLSGHVHGLQFCPFEDVLGVGHSGGITSMLVPGAAEPNFDGLESNPYRSRKQRQEWEVKALLEKVPAELICLDPRALAEVDVVTLEQQKKERIERLGYDPEAKTPFQPKPKQKGRSSTASLVKRKKKVMDEEHRDKVRQSLQQQQKQKKAKPEGARPSALDRFVR
- the PFDN6 gene encoding prefoldin subunit 6, yielding MAELIQKKLQGEVEKYQQLQKDLSKSMSGRQKLEAQLTENNIVKEELALLDGSNVVFKLLGPVLVKQELGEARATVGKRLDYITAEIKRYESQLRDLEKQSAQQRETLAQLQQEFQRAQAAKAGTPGKA